GGCAAGGTGAGCTCCCGTGTGCTGTATCCCTCGTAGTAGTGAAACCGGCCCTGGAAGACGGCCACACAGAGGTGACCGATCGTACCCACAAGCAAACGCCCTGCATGTGAAGGGGAAGTGGAGGCCGGAAAATGGGGGATATCGCTGTAGGCAGCGGTCCAAGGATCTTGGAGGGCGTCTGCCACACCACCGAGGCCGGTTCCAAGTATGATGCATACGTCAGGCGTGCGGGAAAGGCGCTTCCGAAGATAGGAAACGGCATCTTCGACCCGGGCAGGGAAACCCTCGGCCCTGAAGCGCGCCTCGTCGATCCCACACCCTTCCATCGCCCGGTGCCCCATCTCCCCCTAATCCTTTCTAACCCTCTAATCCTCTAATCCTCTAATCCTTTTCACTCTCAAGCGATCTGCACGATCCCATGCCCTGCCACTCGAACCAGAAAGGCGACGACCCATGCAAGGACGACAAGATATGAGACGGCAAAGGCAGTCCAGCCAAAGGATCCCGTCTCCCGCCAGATGGTGATGACGGTGACGATACACGGGGCGTAGATGAGGACAAAGAGCATGAACCCAAGGGAGGTAACAGGGTCCATGCCGCTCCTTTTCAAGGCCTCTCGTAGCCCGCCTTCGTCGTCCTCACCTACCTGGTAGAGGACACCCATGGTGCTCACGACCACCTCCTTGGCGACGATGCCCGTAACCAGGCTCACCCCGAGTTTCCAGTCAAACCCGAGGGGGCGGATGAGGGGCTCGATGGCGTGACCGATGCGCCCGATGTAACTCTGGGAGAGCCTTTCCTCCTCACGCATCCTTTCCACAGCATTCTTTATCTCCTCGGCCTGTGCGCGCAGCTTTCCGGCTAAAACCGGGTCGATTCCGGCCTGGTCAGCAGCGGCCAGGAGATCTCCCGCCTCTTTCTCCATGGCGGCGTAGTCGTGGACGTAGGAGACGTCCTTGGGAAATGCACCGAGGAACCAGATAATCACGGAGAAAACGAGGACCACGCCTCCCATCTTCTGGAGAAAGACCTTGGCCTTGTCCCACATGTGTATGAGGAGACTTCGAAGGGTGGGGACCCGGTAAGGGGGAAGCTCAAGGACGAACGGGGCGGCCGCTCCCCTGAAAAAGGTCCTGGCAAACATCTGACCCATGAGGATGGCAAGGACGATCCCGGTCAGATACAGGGCAAAAATGACGTTCCCCTCATGCCCGGGGAAAAAGGCCCCTGCAAGGAGGACATAGACGGGAAGGCGGGCGGAACAGCTCATGAGGGGATTGATGAGGATGGTGAGCAGCCTGTCGCGGCGGGTCTCGAGGGTCCGTGCCGCCATGATGGCCGGGACATTGCAACCGAAACCCATGAGGAGTGGAATGAAGGACTTTCCGTGCAGCCCCAAGGAGTGCATGACCCTGTCCATGATGAAGGCGGCCCGTGCCATATAGCCTGTGTCCTCGAAGATGCTGATACCAAGAAAGAGAAGGACGATATTGGGGAGAAAGACAGCCACCCCGCCCACGCCACCGATGACCCCGTCCACGATCAGGTCCCTCAGATCCCCAGGCGGAAGAAACCGATCGGCCAGGTCTCCGAGAAATCCCACACCCGACTCGATCCATTCCATAGGATAGGCGCCGAGGGTGAATGTCCCATGAAAGAGGAGATAGAGAAAGAGAAAGAGGATGGGGAAGCCGAAGGCCCGATTCGTGAGGACCTGGTCGATTCGGTCGCTAAGGGTCTTTTTGGCCACGGCGGAGGGCCTCATGGTCTCCTTGAGGGCACCGGAGATAAACCCGTAACGGGCCTCGGCGACCAGGGTCTCAGGATCGTCTTCGAAGATTCGGGCAAGGTGTCCCCGGCTTTCCTCCACCTGGGCCAGTATCTCGGAGCCTGCCTGGGATGCGGATGCGGCCTTTTTCACGATAGGATCGTTTTCAAGGAGCTTGAGGGCGGTCCAGCGGGGATAGTACCGGGCAGTTAGTTCCGGATCCCTTCGAAGGACCTCCCTGATCTTCGCTATCTCCTCCTCTATTTCAGGCCCGTAATGGACATGGATGTGACGGGAGACCGGGTCTTTGTCAGCGGCTACGGTGACGGCCGTGTCGAGGAGGGCCTCCAGGCCCTCTCCGCGGGTGCCCACGGTCTGGACTATAGGCACGCCAAGGAGACGGGCGAGCTGTTCATAGTCCGCAACCATTCCTCGACTGCGGGCCACGTCCACCATGTTCATGGCAAAGACGAGGCGGATGTTGAGCTCAATGAGCTGTGTTGCCAGATAGAGATTGCGCTCCAGATTCGAGGCGTCGAGGACGTCGATCACCACGTCAGGACGCTCATCGAGGATGAAGTCACGGGCCACGACCTCCTCAACCGAGTAGGCCGTAAGCGAATAGATGCCCGGGAGATCCACAATCCTCAGGCGCTCTCCCTTGTGCTCTCGAAACCCCTCCTTTTTCTCCACGGTGACGCCCGGCCAGTTGCCCACATGCTGTCTGGCGCCTGTCAG
The window above is part of the Deltaproteobacteria bacterium genome. Proteins encoded here:
- the feoB gene encoding ferrous iron transport protein B — encoded protein: MGITIALAGNPNAGKTTLFNHLTGARQHVGNWPGVTVEKKEGFREHKGERLRIVDLPGIYSLTAYSVEEVVARDFILDERPDVVIDVLDASNLERNLYLATQLIELNIRLVFAMNMVDVARSRGMVADYEQLARLLGVPIVQTVGTRGEGLEALLDTAVTVAADKDPVSRHIHVHYGPEIEEEIAKIREVLRRDPELTARYYPRWTALKLLENDPIVKKAASASQAGSEILAQVEESRGHLARIFEDDPETLVAEARYGFISGALKETMRPSAVAKKTLSDRIDQVLTNRAFGFPILFLFLYLLFHGTFTLGAYPMEWIESGVGFLGDLADRFLPPGDLRDLIVDGVIGGVGGVAVFLPNIVLLFLGISIFEDTGYMARAAFIMDRVMHSLGLHGKSFIPLLMGFGCNVPAIMAARTLETRRDRLLTILINPLMSCSARLPVYVLLAGAFFPGHEGNVIFALYLTGIVLAILMGQMFARTFFRGAAAPFVLELPPYRVPTLRSLLIHMWDKAKVFLQKMGGVVLVFSVIIWFLGAFPKDVSYVHDYAAMEKEAGDLLAAADQAGIDPVLAGKLRAQAEEIKNAVERMREEERLSQSYIGRIGHAIEPLIRPLGFDWKLGVSLVTGIVAKEVVVSTMGVLYQVGEDDEGGLREALKRSGMDPVTSLGFMLFVLIYAPCIVTVITIWRETGSFGWTAFAVSYLVVLAWVVAFLVRVAGHGIVQIA